A genomic stretch from Spongiibacter nanhainus includes:
- the ftsH gene encoding ATP-dependent zinc metalloprotease FtsH encodes MSKEAPPPPSPPLNNLQSWLPILFMAFGLYYLSQMLAGGATQEISYTTFLDQVRSDKVADVLMKSNEIHGHYKLAEDERVSRSGYHFKVYAPTVESERLLDILETHNVTIKAQADKPSLWAQLLIGFLPWLLIIGLFVWSGNMLRGKLGGAGGLGGYNRSKARRFDSTTEGPHYSDIAGLDSAKDDLREIIDYLKNPDKYRAMGAHMPKGVLMMGAPGTGKTMLARATAMEAGVPFYSVSGSEFIEMFVGVGASRVRDMFKQARDDAPALIFIDEIDSVGRVRGTGLGGGNDEREQTLNQVLAEMDGFNAEEAVVVLAATNRPDVLDPALLRPGRFDRKVTLELPQRQDREAILAVHCRGKPISPEVNLEDIAAITPGFAGADLANIVNEAALHAAREDRQSITHEDFLQAREKVVMGAPRADLLNPDERRRIACHEAGHALTAYFSPHSDPVQKISIVPRGQALGMTEQIPQEDRHNLSEAYLRARLSILLGGRCAEKRLFGDTSTGAADDLKQATKLAYKMVGQWGMSNELGPVGYSVSEEHPFLGRELSEPREFSEHTASLLDAEVRAALSAAEKHTEDLLEQHAPQLEHLLNALLEKETLQHTEIDSLLGSAQKPS; translated from the coding sequence ATGAGCAAAGAAGCACCTCCACCACCTTCGCCACCCTTGAACAACCTACAAAGTTGGTTACCCATTCTGTTTATGGCCTTTGGCCTGTATTACTTGAGCCAGATGCTGGCGGGTGGCGCCACCCAGGAAATCAGTTATACCACCTTCCTGGACCAGGTCCGCAGCGATAAAGTGGCCGACGTGCTGATGAAAAGCAATGAGATCCACGGCCACTATAAGTTGGCTGAGGACGAGCGAGTGAGCCGCAGTGGCTACCACTTCAAAGTTTACGCCCCCACTGTCGAAAGCGAGCGACTGCTGGACATTCTCGAAACCCACAATGTGACCATCAAAGCCCAGGCCGATAAGCCTTCCCTGTGGGCGCAATTGCTGATTGGCTTTCTGCCCTGGCTGCTGATCATCGGCTTGTTTGTGTGGAGCGGCAATATGCTGCGGGGCAAGCTGGGCGGTGCGGGGGGCCTGGGCGGCTACAACCGCTCCAAGGCCCGGCGTTTTGACAGTACGACTGAGGGCCCTCACTACAGCGATATCGCCGGCCTCGACTCGGCTAAGGACGACCTTCGGGAGATTATTGACTATCTCAAAAACCCCGATAAATACCGTGCCATGGGCGCACATATGCCAAAGGGCGTACTAATGATGGGCGCCCCGGGCACCGGTAAAACGATGTTGGCCCGGGCCACGGCAATGGAAGCTGGAGTGCCCTTTTACTCGGTCAGTGGCTCAGAATTTATCGAGATGTTTGTGGGTGTGGGCGCCTCCCGGGTCCGGGATATGTTTAAGCAAGCCCGGGATGATGCCCCGGCGCTGATCTTTATCGACGAGATCGATTCCGTGGGACGGGTCCGGGGCACCGGGCTGGGGGGCGGCAACGACGAACGCGAGCAAACCCTCAATCAGGTCCTGGCGGAAATGGATGGATTTAATGCCGAAGAGGCCGTTGTCGTGCTCGCCGCCACCAACCGCCCCGATGTGCTAGACCCAGCGCTGCTGCGCCCCGGCCGCTTCGATCGCAAAGTCACCTTGGAACTCCCCCAGCGGCAGGACCGAGAGGCGATTCTGGCCGTGCACTGCCGCGGTAAGCCAATCAGCCCGGAGGTCAACTTGGAGGACATTGCCGCCATCACCCCCGGCTTTGCCGGCGCCGACTTGGCCAACATCGTCAACGAGGCCGCATTGCATGCCGCCAGAGAAGATCGCCAATCCATCACCCACGAGGACTTTTTGCAGGCCCGGGAAAAGGTCGTTATGGGCGCACCGCGAGCCGATCTGCTAAACCCCGACGAGCGCCGACGCATTGCCTGTCACGAAGCCGGCCACGCCCTGACCGCCTACTTTTCGCCCCACAGCGATCCGGTCCAGAAAATCAGTATTGTGCCCCGAGGGCAGGCGCTGGGCATGACCGAGCAAATCCCCCAGGAGGACCGCCACAACCTCAGTGAAGCTTACCTCCGGGCCAGGTTGTCAATTCTATTGGGAGGGCGCTGCGCCGAAAAACGGCTGTTCGGAGACACCAGCACCGGCGCTGCAGACGACCTTAAACAGGCCACCAAACTGGCGTATAAGATGGTGGGGCAATGGGGCATGAGTAACGAGTTGGGGCCGGTAGGCTACAGCGTGTCTGAAGAGCATCCCTTTTTGGGCCGGGAGCTCAGCGAGCCCCGAGAGTTTAGCGAACACACTGCCAGCCTACTGGATGCAGAGGTGCGCGCCGCCCTGAGCGCGGCAGAAAAACACACCGAAGACCTGCTGGAACAGCACGCCCCCCAACTGGAACACTTACTGAATGCGCTATTGGAGAAAGAGACCCTGCAGCACACAGAAATCGACAGCTTGCTGGGGAGCGCTCAAAAACCAAGCTAG
- a CDS encoding cation:proton antiporter encodes MHDSVEHTLLLIGAMMLLGLLGETLGKRTQLPRVTILIGLGLAVGPLGLAWLPSGQLPWFDFVATVALTMIGFLLGGKFTGRTFRLYGKQSLWLAFGITVGTFAVVCGGMVAVGIELPIALVLAGVSLATDPVATLESVEDGGFDSPLSNLLSGIVAMDDMWGLVLFGLVMTAVGVAVEGSYQAHYIWIGLWEMFGGIGLGIALGLPMAALSGRINKGKPMLLEALAAVFCCAGLSLMLEVSYLLAAITMGVTVAQLARHHHRPFHEVAHIEWPFLVLFLVLVGASFAPADLAQYWPLAVAYILLRVMGRVLACWVFGRSMAVGDRGLLGMSLLPQAGVALGTALYAKQHFPELSEAIITVTVAATIFFEIVGPISTRWALKRYAQRHMSQDKKIVTE; translated from the coding sequence ATGCACGACTCCGTTGAGCACACCCTGCTGCTGATAGGGGCCATGATGTTATTGGGCCTGCTTGGGGAAACCTTGGGTAAACGTACCCAGCTGCCCCGGGTGACCATTCTTATCGGCCTGGGGCTGGCTGTGGGGCCCTTGGGCTTGGCATGGCTGCCCAGCGGACAATTGCCCTGGTTTGACTTTGTCGCCACCGTGGCGCTGACCATGATCGGCTTTTTATTGGGCGGTAAATTTACCGGCCGCACCTTTCGACTCTACGGCAAGCAGTCGCTGTGGCTGGCATTTGGTATCACCGTCGGTACCTTTGCGGTGGTTTGCGGGGGGATGGTCGCCGTGGGTATCGAGTTGCCCATCGCCCTGGTGCTGGCGGGGGTAAGCCTGGCGACCGACCCGGTGGCGACACTGGAGTCGGTAGAGGACGGCGGCTTCGATTCACCTTTATCCAACCTGCTAAGCGGTATTGTCGCCATGGATGATATGTGGGGCCTGGTCCTGTTCGGATTGGTTATGACCGCGGTGGGTGTTGCGGTGGAAGGCTCTTATCAAGCCCATTACATCTGGATCGGGCTCTGGGAGATGTTTGGTGGTATCGGCTTAGGGATCGCCTTGGGCCTACCGATGGCGGCGTTGTCGGGACGGATAAATAAAGGCAAGCCGATGCTGCTGGAAGCGCTGGCTGCAGTGTTTTGCTGTGCCGGCTTGTCCTTGATGCTAGAGGTCTCCTATCTGCTGGCGGCGATTACCATGGGTGTGACTGTGGCGCAGCTAGCCCGCCACCATCACCGGCCGTTTCACGAGGTAGCACATATCGAGTGGCCATTTTTGGTGTTATTTTTAGTTTTGGTGGGGGCGTCCTTTGCACCGGCTGACCTGGCCCAGTATTGGCCACTGGCAGTGGCCTACATTTTACTGCGGGTAATGGGCAGAGTGCTGGCTTGTTGGGTGTTTGGACGCTCGATGGCGGTGGGCGATCGGGGATTATTGGGAATGAGCTTATTGCCCCAGGCGGGGGTGGCCTTGGGTACGGCCCTGTATGCCAAACAGCACTTTCCGGAACTGTCTGAAGCCATTATTACCGTTACTGTGGCGGCGACAATTTTCTTTGAAATTGTGGGTCCGATCAGCACCCGATGGGCCTTAAAGCGTTATGCCCAACGCCACATGTCTCAAGACAAGAAAATAGTGACGGAGTAG
- a CDS encoding efflux RND transporter periplasmic adaptor subunit, producing the protein MKKKAVVAVAVVAVVVAAIVWKFTHSVPLPVWVVEVEQGPVEASVANTRAGTVKACRRSRLSMPIGGVVDRLLVTEGDRVEQGQLLLELWNRDRQAEVNQAEQTLQATRHERDSACLQAEHKARESERVKRLVARRLTSEENADIAATAANAQQRACEAAKHQTGVAEARLALQQAVLERTRLHAPFAGVVAEVNGEQGEYITPSPPGIPTPAAVDLIDYNCLYVTAPIDEIDAGRLAVGLPARVTLDAYRDQDLSGTVTQIAPYVLDLEKQARTVDVDVRLDDLPEGVKLLVGYSADITVILDAREQALRLPTEAILPDDSVWVLGEDQTLSKRNIERGLSNWSYTEVVSGLSVGERVVSSPDKPGIDDGVTAVAVDD; encoded by the coding sequence GTGAAGAAGAAAGCTGTAGTGGCTGTCGCGGTAGTTGCTGTCGTCGTGGCGGCAATTGTCTGGAAATTCACTCACTCAGTCCCCTTGCCGGTATGGGTGGTAGAGGTTGAGCAGGGGCCGGTGGAAGCCTCGGTGGCCAATACCCGCGCGGGCACGGTCAAGGCCTGTCGCCGCTCGCGATTGTCGATGCCCATTGGCGGGGTGGTCGATCGCCTGTTGGTCACTGAGGGTGACCGGGTGGAGCAAGGACAGTTACTCCTAGAGCTGTGGAATCGCGATCGCCAGGCCGAGGTCAACCAGGCCGAGCAGACCCTGCAGGCGACCCGTCACGAGCGCGATAGCGCGTGTCTGCAGGCAGAGCACAAAGCCCGCGAGTCTGAGCGAGTTAAGCGCCTGGTGGCGCGTCGGCTGACCTCGGAGGAAAATGCCGATATTGCCGCCACCGCCGCCAATGCCCAGCAGCGTGCCTGTGAGGCGGCCAAGCATCAAACCGGGGTGGCAGAGGCGCGGCTGGCCTTGCAACAGGCGGTGCTTGAGCGCACGCGACTGCACGCGCCCTTTGCCGGAGTGGTGGCGGAGGTCAACGGCGAGCAGGGGGAATATATTACCCCTTCACCGCCGGGCATACCGACGCCGGCAGCGGTAGATTTGATTGACTACAATTGCCTCTATGTCACCGCGCCGATTGATGAAATCGATGCTGGCCGTCTGGCAGTGGGGCTGCCTGCCCGGGTGACCTTAGATGCCTACCGGGATCAGGACCTCAGCGGCACCGTCACCCAAATTGCTCCCTATGTGTTGGACCTGGAAAAGCAGGCCCGGACTGTCGATGTGGATGTGCGTTTGGACGACCTCCCCGAGGGGGTCAAACTGCTGGTGGGTTACAGCGCCGATATCACCGTGATACTGGACGCCCGGGAGCAGGCCCTCAGGCTGCCCACCGAAGCGATTCTTCCCGACGATAGTGTGTGGGTGCTGGGCGAGGATCAAACCCTCAGTAAAAGAAATATCGAGCGGGGCTTGAGCAACTGGTCCTACACCGAAGTGGTATCGGGCCTGTCGGTGGGAGAGCGGGTAGTGAGCAGCCCCGACAAGCCGGGTATAGACGACGGCGTGACGGCGGTGGCGGTGGATGATTGA
- a CDS encoding HDOD domain-containing protein, translating to MTAASFIDQVRQDLYKAIENDSIVLPTLPEVALEVREAASDPDISLGKLASIIEQDSSIATRILRVSNSSLLRGSEPIQDVKNAIGRIGLAYTSTLVTTMAMQQIFLSTKESLNKRMRSIWVHSTDVAAISHTLAKGQRHLKPELATLAGVVHQIGALPILSYAVGRGFLRDHPELLDEALVALTPEVGTMILESWGFANAIVMVPTAHLMFDREIERPDYADLVTVANLHTYAGTDHPLAQVDWAEVTAFHRLGLPVTPGEEDESYLQQVEQMQELLRA from the coding sequence ATGACGGCAGCGAGCTTTATCGATCAGGTCCGCCAGGACCTGTACAAAGCAATTGAGAATGACTCTATTGTATTACCCACCCTTCCTGAGGTCGCTCTCGAAGTCAGAGAGGCCGCCAGCGACCCGGATATCAGTCTAGGCAAGCTCGCGTCGATTATCGAACAGGACAGTTCCATTGCCACCCGTATTTTACGGGTATCCAACAGCTCCTTGCTGCGAGGCAGTGAGCCGATTCAAGACGTCAAAAATGCGATTGGTCGTATCGGCTTGGCCTATACGTCGACCCTGGTCACTACCATGGCCATGCAGCAGATATTCTTGTCCACCAAAGAATCCCTCAACAAACGTATGCGCTCGATTTGGGTACACAGTACCGATGTCGCGGCCATCAGTCACACCCTGGCAAAAGGGCAGCGTCACCTTAAGCCTGAGCTGGCGACATTGGCCGGAGTTGTCCATCAGATCGGTGCACTACCGATTTTATCTTACGCCGTGGGTCGAGGGTTTCTCCGCGATCACCCGGAATTGCTGGACGAGGCGCTGGTGGCGCTGACCCCTGAAGTGGGGACCATGATTCTTGAGTCTTGGGGCTTCGCCAATGCAATCGTTATGGTACCCACTGCCCACCTAATGTTCGACCGGGAAATCGAACGGCCCGATTATGCCGACCTGGTTACGGTGGCTAATCTTCACACCTATGCCGGGACTGATCATCCCCTGGCTCAAGTTGATTGGGCTGAGGTTACAGCTTTTCATCGTTTGGGGCTGCCCGTCACGCCCGGCGAAGAAGATGAAAGTTACCTGCAACAAGTTGAGCAGATGCAGGAACTGTTGCGAGCCTAA
- a CDS encoding ABC transporter permease — protein MRVWDAMAWTIRAVSGNRQRSGLTVLGIAIGIAAVAALTSVGEGLRLYVLESFSQFGTRIIAVSPGKVTTQGMAGMLSSTKPLRIQDAEALRDLPYVDAVVSVVSGTGRVEAGRMGRDTNVMGVSHQAAEAWQIAVAQGRFLPADDPVSARAYAVLGAKLKRELFGAGSPLGKLIRVGGARYRVVGVMEEKGQLLGFDLDDVVYIPASRGLQLFNRESLMEVDIIFDQRGNSADMSQRIRERLTQLHGREDFTLFTQEDMLGSLDNILRILTLVVAALGGISLLVGGVGVLTIMTTALQERRAEIGLLAALGCTARQIMVLFLGEAVVLAVTGGLAGITLVIVLVGGTKIIAPDLPLAINPLYLLMALMLSMVVGLLSGIAPAVRAARLNPIEALRDE, from the coding sequence ATGAGAGTCTGGGATGCCATGGCGTGGACGATCCGGGCTGTGTCGGGTAATCGTCAGCGCAGCGGACTCACGGTACTGGGGATTGCCATCGGCATTGCCGCGGTGGCCGCATTGACCTCGGTCGGCGAGGGTCTCCGCTTGTATGTGTTGGAGAGTTTCTCTCAGTTTGGTACCCGCATTATCGCCGTGTCGCCTGGCAAGGTCACCACTCAGGGTATGGCCGGGATGTTGTCCTCGACAAAGCCATTACGGATTCAAGATGCTGAGGCCCTTAGGGATCTGCCCTATGTGGACGCGGTGGTTTCGGTGGTCAGCGGAACCGGTCGCGTGGAAGCGGGGCGGATGGGACGCGATACCAATGTTATGGGGGTTAGCCACCAAGCCGCCGAGGCCTGGCAGATTGCGGTGGCTCAGGGGCGCTTCTTGCCGGCGGACGACCCAGTATCGGCTCGGGCCTACGCCGTTTTGGGGGCTAAACTCAAGCGGGAGCTATTTGGTGCCGGCAGTCCGCTGGGTAAGTTGATTCGGGTGGGCGGTGCCCGCTACCGAGTGGTTGGTGTCATGGAGGAGAAGGGCCAGCTATTGGGTTTCGATCTGGATGATGTGGTTTACATCCCCGCCTCGCGAGGCTTGCAGTTATTTAATCGCGAGAGCCTGATGGAAGTGGACATTATCTTTGATCAGCGGGGAAACTCGGCGGACATGTCCCAGCGAATTCGGGAGCGACTTACCCAGCTCCACGGGCGGGAAGATTTCACCCTGTTTACCCAGGAGGATATGCTGGGGAGCCTGGATAATATACTGCGTATTCTGACCCTGGTGGTGGCGGCTCTTGGGGGTATTTCCCTCCTGGTTGGCGGCGTTGGGGTGTTGACGATTATGACTACCGCCCTGCAGGAGCGCAGGGCAGAAATTGGCTTGCTGGCGGCACTGGGTTGTACCGCGCGGCAGATCATGGTGTTGTTTTTAGGGGAGGCTGTTGTGCTGGCAGTCACCGGTGGCCTGGCGGGAATCACCCTGGTTATCGTGCTGGTCGGCGGCACAAAAATCATCGCGCCGGACTTGCCTCTGGCGATAAACCCCCTATATCTATTAATGGCGTTGATGCTGTCGATGGTGGTGGGGCTTTTGTCGGGTATCGCCCCGGCCGTTCGCGCCGCGCGGCTCAACCCCATCGAGGCGCTGCGCGATGAGTAA
- a CDS encoding chaperone modulator CbpM, which translates to MSERVTQISFEQFCTLTDLSGELVIEIVNLGIVEPPGQRPQEWLFDSEMLCLVRRAERLHRQLEINWPGVALAMDLLDQLERSREENRVLRSQLQRLVELD; encoded by the coding sequence ATGAGCGAGCGAGTGACACAGATTAGTTTTGAGCAGTTTTGCACGCTTACCGATTTGTCAGGCGAACTGGTGATAGAGATCGTCAATTTGGGCATCGTCGAGCCGCCGGGCCAGCGACCCCAGGAATGGCTGTTTGACAGCGAAATGCTGTGCCTGGTCCGGCGCGCTGAGCGTCTGCATCGACAGTTGGAAATCAACTGGCCGGGGGTGGCCTTGGCTATGGACTTGCTGGATCAATTGGAGCGCAGCCGCGAAGAGAACCGGGTACTGCGCAGCCAACTCCAGCGCCTGGTCGAGTTAGATTGA
- a CDS encoding pyridoxal-phosphate-dependent aminotransferase family protein: protein MTSITSFHPTPRTLMGPGPSDVHPRILEALGRPTIGHLDPDFVAMMDEIKTLLKYAFQTDNELTLPVSAPGSAGMEACFVNLLEPGDKAVVCVNGVFGNRMVENVTRCGATAVRVDQEWGKPVDPDAVSAALEANPDAKVLAFVHAETSTGARSDAETLCNLAQRHGCLSIVDTVTSLGGIPLYVDRWKADAVYSGTQKCLSCTPGLSPVTFSDAAVAAIKARKHPVQSWFLDMNLILGYWGEGAKRAYHHTAPINALYALHESLVMLQEEGLENAWQRHATMHRALAAGLQSMGIEFVVAEAARLPQLNSVYIPEGIDDAQVRQYLLSKHNLEIGAGLGDFAGKVWRIGLMGYSARRENIELLIRALSDAMREQGRSVDTDAALSAVSAALAP, encoded by the coding sequence ATGACTTCGATCACCTCCTTCCATCCCACTCCCAGGACCTTGATGGGCCCCGGCCCCTCGGATGTTCATCCACGTATTCTGGAGGCCCTGGGCCGGCCCACCATTGGCCACCTGGATCCGGATTTTGTGGCGATGATGGATGAGATCAAGACGCTGCTGAAATATGCCTTTCAAACTGACAATGAACTGACACTGCCGGTATCGGCCCCCGGTTCGGCGGGGATGGAAGCTTGTTTTGTCAATTTGCTAGAGCCCGGCGACAAGGCCGTCGTCTGCGTGAACGGGGTTTTTGGCAATCGCATGGTAGAAAACGTCACCCGTTGTGGCGCCACCGCGGTTCGCGTGGATCAGGAGTGGGGTAAACCGGTGGACCCGGACGCGGTAAGCGCCGCCCTTGAAGCCAATCCGGATGCCAAGGTGTTGGCCTTTGTGCACGCCGAGACCTCCACTGGGGCCCGCAGCGACGCGGAAACACTGTGCAATCTGGCCCAGCGCCACGGTTGCCTGAGTATCGTCGATACGGTGACCTCACTGGGGGGCATCCCCTTGTATGTGGATCGCTGGAAGGCCGATGCTGTCTATAGCGGCACCCAGAAGTGCTTGTCCTGCACCCCCGGTCTATCGCCAGTGACCTTCAGCGATGCCGCTGTGGCGGCGATCAAGGCCCGCAAGCACCCGGTGCAAAGCTGGTTCTTGGATATGAATCTGATCCTGGGTTACTGGGGTGAAGGTGCCAAGCGGGCCTACCACCATACCGCGCCGATCAATGCGCTTTACGCCCTGCACGAATCCCTGGTGATGTTGCAGGAAGAGGGGCTGGAAAACGCCTGGCAACGCCATGCCACCATGCACCGGGCTCTGGCAGCGGGTCTGCAATCCATGGGCATCGAGTTTGTTGTGGCCGAGGCTGCGCGGCTGCCCCAACTCAATAGTGTGTATATCCCCGAGGGGATCGACGATGCCCAGGTTCGTCAGTATCTGTTGAGCAAACACAACCTGGAGATCGGTGCCGGTCTGGGGGATTTTGCCGGCAAGGTGTGGCGCATTGGCCTGATGGGCTACAGTGCCCGCCGCGAGAATATTGAGCTGCTTATCCGCGCCCTGTCAGACGCGATGAGAGAGCAGGGGCGCAGCGTCGATACCGACGCCGCTTTGTCTGCGGTGTCTGCGGCCCTGGCGCCATAG
- a CDS encoding ABC transporter ATP-binding protein, translating to MIDLTGIHKTFWLGEQAVHALNDVNLHVEQGDYLSVMGPSGSGKSTLLNMLGLLDRPDSGRYCLAGQETTSMAEEELAALRSETIGFVFQAYHLIPRLTARENIELPMMLVGVAAAERRRLADQAMERLGICDRGHHLPKQLSGGQRQRVALARAIVRRPKLLLADEPTGNLDSHSGAEVVALIEELNSEGITVLVVTHDNDLGARARRRIRMVDGRIVGELAGGTHAAS from the coding sequence ATGATTGACCTTACCGGCATCCACAAAACCTTCTGGCTGGGTGAGCAGGCTGTGCACGCCCTTAACGACGTTAATCTCCACGTCGAGCAAGGGGACTACCTGTCGGTGATGGGGCCATCGGGCTCGGGGAAATCGACGCTGCTGAATATGCTGGGCCTGCTGGATAGGCCGGACAGTGGGCGCTACTGTTTGGCCGGGCAGGAGACCACGTCGATGGCGGAGGAGGAGCTTGCAGCGCTACGCAGTGAAACCATTGGCTTTGTGTTTCAGGCCTATCACCTTATCCCACGGCTTACCGCCCGGGAAAATATCGAGCTGCCAATGATGTTGGTGGGGGTCGCCGCCGCCGAGCGTCGCCGTTTGGCCGACCAGGCCATGGAGCGGCTCGGCATTTGCGATCGGGGGCATCACCTTCCCAAGCAGTTGTCTGGTGGCCAGCGGCAACGGGTGGCCCTGGCGCGGGCTATTGTGCGCCGTCCCAAATTGTTGCTGGCCGACGAACCCACTGGCAACCTGGACAGCCACAGCGGCGCTGAAGTGGTGGCCTTGATTGAAGAACTCAATAGCGAAGGCATCACCGTGCTGGTAGTGACCCACGACAACGACCTGGGTGCCAGGGCTCGGCGGCGTATTCGCATGGTGGATGGTCGCATTGTTGGCGAGTTGGCGGGGGGTACCCATGCAGCATCGTGA
- a CDS encoding ABC transporter permease: MQHRDLLRFSGQTIARYRFRSAMVLLAIALGVAAVIVLTALGEGARRYVLGEFDFLGADVVALFPGRNETTGGLPPVTGAAARDITLDEVHVLQRRLSGIENVAPIVVGSAEVSFQQRAREVLVMGTTAAFVDVRQMQFSQGRNLRSEDIRRVGDECIIGETLRDELFGRELQMGELIRVADSRCRVVGVLAGRGDAFGLDLSDSVMMPVASAQRLFDIHGLLRVIIQLRDGRDVDIMQEQIAAVMAELHQGERDITVVSPKAMLETFDDILSVMTLGVAAIAFVSLLVAGILIMNITVISVAQRTNEIGLLKALGASSRQVMAVFLTESVLSAGLGALLGVLLGGALVMVGRLLAPSIDFVPPLWSVLASVAVALISGVVFSWLPVRRASCLAPVTALQKR, encoded by the coding sequence ATGCAGCATCGTGATCTGCTGCGCTTCAGTGGTCAAACCATCGCCCGCTACCGTTTTCGCAGTGCCATGGTGTTATTGGCCATTGCGTTGGGTGTGGCAGCAGTGATTGTGTTGACGGCACTGGGTGAGGGTGCCCGACGCTACGTCCTGGGGGAATTTGATTTTCTCGGAGCCGATGTGGTGGCGCTGTTTCCAGGTCGTAACGAAACCACCGGCGGGCTGCCCCCGGTTACCGGCGCCGCTGCCCGCGATATTACCCTCGACGAAGTGCATGTGCTGCAGCGCCGGCTATCTGGCATAGAAAACGTCGCCCCTATCGTGGTGGGCAGTGCGGAAGTCTCGTTTCAACAGCGGGCCAGGGAGGTGCTGGTGATGGGGACCACCGCAGCGTTTGTCGATGTGCGGCAGATGCAGTTTTCTCAGGGTCGCAATCTGCGTAGTGAAGATATCCGCCGGGTGGGGGACGAGTGCATTATCGGCGAAACCCTGCGCGACGAGTTGTTTGGTCGGGAATTGCAAATGGGTGAGCTGATCCGGGTGGCCGATTCCCGCTGCCGGGTAGTTGGTGTGCTGGCGGGGCGGGGCGATGCCTTTGGCCTGGATCTGAGCGACAGCGTAATGATGCCGGTGGCCAGCGCCCAGCGCCTGTTTGATATTCACGGCTTGCTGCGGGTCATTATTCAGCTCCGGGACGGACGCGATGTCGACATCATGCAGGAGCAGATTGCGGCGGTTATGGCCGAGCTGCATCAGGGGGAGCGTGATATTACCGTGGTAAGTCCAAAGGCCATGCTGGAGACCTTTGACGATATCTTGTCGGTAATGACCCTGGGGGTTGCCGCTATCGCCTTTGTTAGCCTGTTAGTGGCGGGAATATTGATAATGAATATCACGGTGATCAGCGTTGCCCAGCGCACCAATGAGATCGGTCTTCTCAAGGCGCTGGGGGCCTCGTCGCGGCAGGTGATGGCGGTATTTCTCACCGAGTCGGTATTGTCGGCGGGCCTGGGCGCGCTACTGGGAGTATTGCTGGGAGGTGCGCTGGTAATGGTGGGACGCCTGCTTGCGCCCTCGATCGATTTTGTCCCACCGCTTTGGTCGGTGCTGGCCTCGGTCGCGGTTGCCTTGATCAGCGGCGTAGTGTTCTCCTGGCTGCCGGTGCGCCGCGCCAGTTGTCTGGCTCCCGTGACTGCCTTGCAGAAGCGTTGA
- a CDS encoding DnaJ C-terminal domain-containing protein yields the protein MEFKDYYSVLGVEPDADLKAIKTAYRRLARQYHPDVSTESNAEDRFKEVTEAYEVLGDKDKRAEYDELRQYAGRGGGFEPPPGWQGRGGEYREEHVYDGDFSEFFNSIFGGGFGGGGFSQRAQGGLRGQDVETDLPIFLEDTLSTESKTVQYHLPQIDAQGRRQAVEKTLKVKVPAGVRDGERIRLKGQGAPGPGGGAAGDLYLRIRLVPHPMFDVEGHNLVVTVPVAPWEVALGAKVTIPTLEGDIRITVPENSQSDKRIRIKGKGLPSKQGRGDLYVTLKVVMPDKLDDDVKALWQQLSERAAFNPRAQWRK from the coding sequence ATGGAGTTTAAAGACTACTACAGTGTGTTGGGTGTAGAGCCTGACGCGGATCTCAAGGCGATAAAAACGGCTTATCGGCGTTTGGCTCGCCAGTACCACCCCGATGTGTCGACGGAGAGCAACGCTGAGGATCGCTTTAAAGAAGTGACTGAGGCCTACGAGGTGCTGGGCGACAAAGACAAGCGCGCCGAGTACGACGAGCTGCGTCAGTACGCCGGGCGCGGTGGCGGCTTTGAGCCACCCCCGGGTTGGCAGGGGCGCGGTGGCGAGTACCGGGAGGAACACGTCTACGACGGTGACTTCTCGGAGTTCTTTAACAGTATCTTCGGCGGCGGCTTTGGCGGTGGCGGCTTTAGCCAACGGGCCCAGGGCGGCTTGCGGGGGCAGGATGTTGAGACAGATTTGCCGATCTTTTTAGAAGACACATTATCGACAGAGTCAAAGACTGTGCAGTATCACCTGCCGCAGATCGATGCTCAGGGACGCCGGCAGGCGGTTGAGAAAACGCTCAAAGTGAAGGTGCCTGCCGGTGTGCGGGACGGTGAGCGCATTCGTCTCAAAGGCCAGGGCGCACCTGGACCCGGTGGGGGGGCGGCCGGGGACTTGTACCTTCGGATACGTCTTGTGCCCCACCCAATGTTCGATGTGGAAGGGCACAATCTAGTGGTTACCGTGCCCGTGGCACCCTGGGAAGTGGCGCTGGGTGCCAAGGTCACCATCCCCACGCTGGAAGGCGATATCCGTATTACCGTGCCGGAGAACAGCCAGTCTGACAAACGGATTCGTATTAAGGGCAAGGGCCTGCCCAGTAAGCAGGGTAGAGGTGACCTCTACGTGACGCTTAAAGTGGTGATGCCCGACAAACTGGATGACGATGTTAAGGCGCTGTGGCAGCAACTGAGCGAGCGGGCGGCCTTTAACCCCCGCGCCCAGTGGAGGAAATAA